One Oryza brachyantha chromosome 3, ObraRS2, whole genome shotgun sequence DNA segment encodes these proteins:
- the LOC102704222 gene encoding silicon efflux transporter LSI2-like isoform X1 produces the protein MALAGTSKVVLGCVAFGIFWVLAVFPTVPFMPVGRTAGSLLGAMLMVLFRVISPEDAYAAIDLPIIGLLFGTMVVSIFLERADMFKYLGNLLSWKSRGSKDLLFRVCIVSAIASALFTNDTCCVVLTEFILKVARQNNLPPQPFLLALATSSNIGSAATPIGNPQNLVIAVESGISFGQFLLGVFPAMIVGVLTNAAILLCYFWKYLSVEKDQEGGQPAGPEVVADDEVTSHRFTPARMSHVSSLNPDDMDCISEPIIRSNSVRSTSANENLRSRSVNSEADIQLAIKSLRASSMSHEMVEVSTVTDRRDEGASSRKFTRTASQQRSVIIEDSPPSPGSNGEKEKEDEVVEKKWRVFVWKTAVYLITLGMLIALLMGLNMSWTAITAALVLLALDFTDAQACLEKVSYSLLIFFCGMFITVDGFNKTGIPNTLWELVEPYSRIDSAKGVALLAVVILILSNVASNVPTVLLLGTRVAASAAAISHDSERKAWLILAWVSTVAGNLTLLGSAANLIVCEQARRAQFFGYNLSFWSHLRFGVPSTIVVTAIGLLIVTSY, from the exons ATGGCGTTGGCAGGGACCTCCAAAGTAGTGCTGGGATGTGTCGCTTTTGGGATTTTCTGGGTGCTGGCCGTCTTCCCCACCGTCCCGTTCATGCCCGTTGGCCGGACGGCCGGTTCCCTCCTTGGCGCCATGCTCATGGTCCTCTTCCGTGTCATCTCGCCGGAGGACGCCTACGCCGCCATCGACCTCCCCATCATAGGCCTCCTCTTTGGCACCATGGTCGTCAGCATCTTCCTCGAGAGGGCTGACATGTTCAAGTACCTCGGCAACCTGCTGTCGTGGAAGAGCCGGGGCAGCAAGGACCTGCTCTTCCGCGTCTGCATCGTCTCCGCCATTGCCAGCGCGCTCTTCACCAACGACACCTGCTGCGTCGTGCTCACCGAGTTCATCCTCAAGGTGGCCAGGCAGAACAACCTGCCGCCGCAGCCGttcctcctcgccctcgccaCCAGCTCCAACATcggctccgccgccacgccgatCGGCAACCCGCAGAACCTTGTCATAGCCGTGGAGAGCGGCATCTCCTTTGGCCAGTTCTTGCTGGGTGTTTTCCCGGCGATGATCGTCGGCGTCCTCACAAATGCTGCCATCCTGCTCTGCTACTTCTGGAAGTACTTGTCAGTGGAGAAGGACCAGGAGGGCGGGCAGCCGGCAGGGCCGGAGGtggtcgccgacgacgaggtcACCTCGCACAGGTTCACGCCGGCTAGAATGTCCCACGTCTCATCTCTGAACCCAGACGACATGGATTGCATAAGCGAACCAATCATTAGGAGTAACAGTGTGAGGAGCACCAGTGCAAATGAGAATCTGAGGAGCAGAAGTGTGAATTCAGAGGCAGACATACAGCTCGCGATCAAGTCGCTCCGGGCATCGAGCATGTCGCACGAGATGGTGGAGGTCTCGACTGTCACTGACAGGAGGGATGAAGGTGCATCCTCCAGGAAGTTCACAAGAACTGCTAGCCAGCAAAGGAGTGTGATCATAGAGGACTCGCCGCCCTCTCCCGGCAGCAATggcgagaaggagaaggaagaTGAGGTTGTAGAGAAGAAATGGAGGGTGTTTGTGTGGAAGACTGCTGTTTATCTGATCACTCTTGGTATGCTCATTGCACTTCTGATGGGGCTTAACATGTCATGGACAGCCATCACTGCGGCTCTTGTTCTTCTGGCGCTTGATTTTACTGATGCACAAGCTTGTCTGGAGAAG GTGTCATATTCATTGCTGATCTTCTTCTGCGGGATGTTTATCACGGTTGATGGCTTCAACAAAACTGGCATACCGAACACACTCTGGGAGTTAGTGGAACCATATTCACGAATTGACAGTGCTAAGGGTGTTGCTCTTCTTGCTGTGGTGATTCTTATCCTCTCAAATGTGGCCTCAAATGTCCCCACAG TGCTACTGCTCGGCACAAGAGTGGCTGCATCAGCTGCTGCAATTTCTCACGATTCAGAGAGGAAGGCCTGGCTTATCCTAGCGTGGGTCAGCACGGTTGCCGGGAACCTTACACTGCTGGGCTCAGCTGCGAACCTCATCGTCTGCGAGCAGGCTAGAAGAGCCCAGTTCTTCGGCTACAACCTCTCGTTCTGGAGCCACCTCCGGTTCGGGGTGCCGTCGACCATCGTCGTCACGGCGATCGGGCTGCTCATCGTCACCAGTTACTGA
- the LOC102704222 gene encoding silicon efflux transporter LSI2-like isoform X2 gives MPVGRTAGSLLGAMLMVLFRVISPEDAYAAIDLPIIGLLFGTMVVSIFLERADMFKYLGNLLSWKSRGSKDLLFRVCIVSAIASALFTNDTCCVVLTEFILKVARQNNLPPQPFLLALATSSNIGSAATPIGNPQNLVIAVESGISFGQFLLGVFPAMIVGVLTNAAILLCYFWKYLSVEKDQEGGQPAGPEVVADDEVTSHRFTPARMSHVSSLNPDDMDCISEPIIRSNSVRSTSANENLRSRSVNSEADIQLAIKSLRASSMSHEMVEVSTVTDRRDEGASSRKFTRTASQQRSVIIEDSPPSPGSNGEKEKEDEVVEKKWRVFVWKTAVYLITLGMLIALLMGLNMSWTAITAALVLLALDFTDAQACLEKVSYSLLIFFCGMFITVDGFNKTGIPNTLWELVEPYSRIDSAKGVALLAVVILILSNVASNVPTVLLLGTRVAASAAAISHDSERKAWLILAWVSTVAGNLTLLGSAANLIVCEQARRAQFFGYNLSFWSHLRFGVPSTIVVTAIGLLIVTSY, from the exons ATGCCCGTTGGCCGGACGGCCGGTTCCCTCCTTGGCGCCATGCTCATGGTCCTCTTCCGTGTCATCTCGCCGGAGGACGCCTACGCCGCCATCGACCTCCCCATCATAGGCCTCCTCTTTGGCACCATGGTCGTCAGCATCTTCCTCGAGAGGGCTGACATGTTCAAGTACCTCGGCAACCTGCTGTCGTGGAAGAGCCGGGGCAGCAAGGACCTGCTCTTCCGCGTCTGCATCGTCTCCGCCATTGCCAGCGCGCTCTTCACCAACGACACCTGCTGCGTCGTGCTCACCGAGTTCATCCTCAAGGTGGCCAGGCAGAACAACCTGCCGCCGCAGCCGttcctcctcgccctcgccaCCAGCTCCAACATcggctccgccgccacgccgatCGGCAACCCGCAGAACCTTGTCATAGCCGTGGAGAGCGGCATCTCCTTTGGCCAGTTCTTGCTGGGTGTTTTCCCGGCGATGATCGTCGGCGTCCTCACAAATGCTGCCATCCTGCTCTGCTACTTCTGGAAGTACTTGTCAGTGGAGAAGGACCAGGAGGGCGGGCAGCCGGCAGGGCCGGAGGtggtcgccgacgacgaggtcACCTCGCACAGGTTCACGCCGGCTAGAATGTCCCACGTCTCATCTCTGAACCCAGACGACATGGATTGCATAAGCGAACCAATCATTAGGAGTAACAGTGTGAGGAGCACCAGTGCAAATGAGAATCTGAGGAGCAGAAGTGTGAATTCAGAGGCAGACATACAGCTCGCGATCAAGTCGCTCCGGGCATCGAGCATGTCGCACGAGATGGTGGAGGTCTCGACTGTCACTGACAGGAGGGATGAAGGTGCATCCTCCAGGAAGTTCACAAGAACTGCTAGCCAGCAAAGGAGTGTGATCATAGAGGACTCGCCGCCCTCTCCCGGCAGCAATggcgagaaggagaaggaagaTGAGGTTGTAGAGAAGAAATGGAGGGTGTTTGTGTGGAAGACTGCTGTTTATCTGATCACTCTTGGTATGCTCATTGCACTTCTGATGGGGCTTAACATGTCATGGACAGCCATCACTGCGGCTCTTGTTCTTCTGGCGCTTGATTTTACTGATGCACAAGCTTGTCTGGAGAAG GTGTCATATTCATTGCTGATCTTCTTCTGCGGGATGTTTATCACGGTTGATGGCTTCAACAAAACTGGCATACCGAACACACTCTGGGAGTTAGTGGAACCATATTCACGAATTGACAGTGCTAAGGGTGTTGCTCTTCTTGCTGTGGTGATTCTTATCCTCTCAAATGTGGCCTCAAATGTCCCCACAG TGCTACTGCTCGGCACAAGAGTGGCTGCATCAGCTGCTGCAATTTCTCACGATTCAGAGAGGAAGGCCTGGCTTATCCTAGCGTGGGTCAGCACGGTTGCCGGGAACCTTACACTGCTGGGCTCAGCTGCGAACCTCATCGTCTGCGAGCAGGCTAGAAGAGCCCAGTTCTTCGGCTACAACCTCTCGTTCTGGAGCCACCTCCGGTTCGGGGTGCCGTCGACCATCGTCGTCACGGCGATCGGGCTGCTCATCGTCACCAGTTACTGA